Below is a window of Bradyrhizobium sp. CB82 DNA.
GGCCCGCGAGAATCTCGACATTGGCCCGGTAGATACAGCCAAGCCCGCCATTGTCCGGTCCCTTTTGTGACCAGTAGATCCGCCCCAATTTCGAGTCGATCGCGAGCCCAATGCACCATCGCGCCTGGTCCTGGCGATCGGCATCGCCGCGCCCCGCCTCGATGAGCGTCTCCAGCCGCGAGCCGTCGAGATTGCATCGCATGACGCGCATGCCCTCGCGGTCGCACCAATAGAGCCTGCCGCCTTTCTTATCGAGAATCATCTGTTTCGGAGTGTGGGTCCGTCCCGGCGCGACGATTGTCTGGCGGTTGCTGCCGTCGAGATCGGCGCGCTCGATGGACCCGTCGTTCAGGTTCGGGACACCCATGTTGGTCCAGTAGATGTGGCCAGCTTCAACATCGACGGCGATGCCGTCGGGGAGCCGGCAGTCCGTCACAATGGTTTTGTGGTCGGAGCCATCCGTATTCATGGAGTGAATGCGGCCGGCGTTCAGCTCGAGCACGAAGAGGCGCGGGACAACCGCCCTGCCAACAGCGCTTTCAGAAGATTTTATGACTGCCTCGGGCATATCGCACACCTTTGTTGCGCTCTGACAAAAGTGGGGATCAGAACTCGACCGCGACTGTGCCGCGACAGCCGACCATTATCTTGGACAGGAGTGCGACCGCTGGAATGATTGCGCGTCTCCGAGCGCAAGCTCGTGGACAGGTTTGCGGATCTTGTTCAGGGCCGCCGCTTCCAATCGATCGACGACGATGATCTGCCGGGCAGAAACCGTCGCACACTGATCCGCGAACACGGCGCCCACGGTGTCCTCAAGCGCGACTTCGAACCTGTGATCGCGGCCGCACCGAGGCGTTGCGCTAAAGGCATGGGCCATACCGGGCTACAAACGATCTTCTTGAGCCGCCCTGCCACAGGGGCCGCCTCTGAGAGCGGGGCTTAGCTAGATCCAGCCGCCCTCCCTGCTTCAAGTCAGAAGCTGACAAGAGGACCCGCTGATTAAGAGACCTCCAATTCGCATTGATATCTCAACGGAACTTTTCCAACTGGGTTAGAATCCACCCCTCCAGATCAATGGCTTAGCGTGAAATCCAGCTGCGAGAGCGCGCAAAGGCTGGATGAATCAACGCGTCCGAGACGTCAGTCGTCTAGTCACGGCGAGTAATTGGCTTGCCGGCGACGGGCATGCTCTTCGCAGTCGCCCGGCTTCTTCGAAGGACAAACGCGCGACGCGCCAACGACGAAAAAAGGCCGATGGCA
It encodes the following:
- a CDS encoding 3-hydroxyacyl-CoA dehydrogenase, yielding MPEAVIKSSESAVGRAVVPRLFVLELNAGRIHSMNTDGSDHKTIVTDCRLPDGIAVDVEAGHIYWTNMGVPNLNDGSIERADLDGSNRQTIVAPGRTHTPKQMILDKKGGRLYWCDREGMRVMRCNLDGSRLETLIEAGRGDADRQDQARWCIGLAIDSKLGRIYWSQKGPDNGGLGCIYRANVEILAGQTAASRSDIEIFFDGLPEPIDLELDHKNRVLYWTDRGDPPRGNTVNRASIDRKPIAPEIVVTHLMEGIGITLDVPNNCMFVTDFAGSVYSARLDGSGKRDFLYAQGNLTGIAYAEIPKEK